A portion of the Thermoleophilia bacterium genome contains these proteins:
- a CDS encoding FtsX-like permease family protein has translation MIRLLLAGLRQRKLRAALTAIAIVLGVAMITGTLVISSQITRAFDEIFTQVNQGVDVRVTPRTDFDVRHGTLPTLPASLASRIAAIDGVAAASPEVAALGSPVVNGTYVQSTGAPSFVLSLQPPPLQATDLTEGRYPRQDGEVAVNEALAQSEGLVLGDHLGIATRRGVMPVVLTGVVTYANVSSIGGATIVIATRDDVQRWFDMDGLANSIAIAADPGVSSAVLARRLAAELPDTVEVRTGQQDAAEQAQRVTEGINRFLRPALLAFGVIALFVGAFIIFNTFSITVAQRFRELGLLRTLGASRRQIMMSVVGEAFIIGLVAGVIGLFAGYGFAALLVWVFNLLLPGGIPVAGATLSVNIALIALLVGVLVSVTAAIIPALRARRVSPLVALREGAEIHRSRISRFAPVIAGVLAGVGVLVIVLALRSGGPANSRLAVMALGALLVFLAIGGLSRYMVPGLARIIGWPLERLPGASGALARRNATRNPARTASTAAALMIGIGLVAFVAVFAQGLKASFTEAIDNTLRGDLIVTGRSFQPIPEGSIRAMENTPGVASVVAVLTDEARVPGSGKAIVYGVAPAAAARGVSLTWVDGSSSRIAGLGPRSAVVEEEFAHGAGLAVGSSLTVRSATGTSGTFRVTGIYRDPLLFTWGFIVSDTAFRDVFTSRDPVFLIATVDPGADPTVVKDAVTKALTPYPVAEVRTNADYRDEIGTRVDSVLYLLYVLLAMSVVISLFGIVNTLVLSITERTREIGMLRAIGLTRSQLRRMVRYEATITSGIGGVIGIVVGVLLAWVFSLGLKDQGIVFRIPWTQLAIFLVVAIVAGVVAAVLPARRASRLNPLDALHYE, from the coding sequence GTGATCCGCCTCCTTCTCGCCGGGCTGCGCCAGCGGAAGCTGCGGGCGGCGCTTACCGCGATCGCGATCGTGTTGGGCGTGGCGATGATTACGGGCACTCTCGTGATCTCGAGTCAGATAACCCGGGCGTTCGACGAGATCTTCACGCAGGTCAACCAGGGAGTGGACGTCCGGGTGACCCCCCGGACCGACTTCGATGTCCGGCACGGCACGCTCCCCACGCTTCCCGCATCGCTCGCGAGCCGGATTGCCGCCATCGACGGGGTCGCGGCGGCATCCCCCGAGGTCGCCGCCCTCGGGTCGCCCGTGGTCAACGGGACCTACGTGCAGTCCACGGGGGCGCCGTCGTTTGTGTTGTCCCTGCAGCCCCCGCCCCTCCAAGCCACCGATCTCACGGAGGGGCGCTACCCGCGGCAGGACGGCGAGGTGGCGGTCAACGAGGCCCTCGCGCAGTCGGAGGGGCTTGTCCTAGGGGACCATCTGGGCATCGCGACGCGCCGGGGTGTTATGCCGGTGGTGCTCACGGGGGTGGTCACCTACGCCAACGTGTCGTCCATCGGCGGGGCCACTATCGTCATTGCCACCCGGGATGATGTGCAGCGTTGGTTCGACATGGACGGCCTCGCCAACTCCATCGCGATCGCGGCCGACCCCGGCGTGTCGTCCGCCGTACTCGCCCGCCGTCTGGCCGCCGAACTGCCGGACACGGTCGAGGTACGCACCGGGCAGCAGGACGCCGCGGAGCAGGCGCAGCGGGTGACCGAGGGCATCAACCGGTTCCTGCGCCCGGCGCTGCTCGCCTTCGGGGTCATCGCCCTGTTCGTGGGCGCGTTCATCATCTTCAACACGTTCTCCATCACCGTGGCCCAACGGTTCCGCGAGTTGGGGTTGCTCCGTACGCTCGGCGCCAGCCGTCGTCAGATCATGATGTCGGTGGTGGGCGAGGCGTTCATCATCGGGCTCGTTGCCGGCGTCATCGGACTGTTCGCGGGCTACGGGTTCGCCGCGCTGCTGGTGTGGGTGTTCAACCTCTTGTTGCCCGGTGGCATCCCGGTTGCCGGGGCCACGCTCAGTGTCAACATCGCCCTCATCGCCCTTCTCGTGGGGGTGCTGGTGAGTGTGACGGCGGCCATCATCCCCGCACTGCGCGCACGCCGGGTGTCACCATTGGTCGCACTGCGCGAGGGCGCCGAGATCCATAGGTCACGCATCTCCCGCTTCGCGCCCGTCATCGCGGGCGTCCTCGCCGGCGTGGGTGTGCTCGTCATCGTGCTCGCGCTCCGGAGCGGTGGACCCGCAAACAGCCGGTTGGCCGTCATGGCCCTCGGCGCGTTGTTGGTCTTCCTCGCGATCGGCGGCCTCAGCCGGTACATGGTGCCGGGCCTCGCCCGGATCATCGGGTGGCCGCTCGAGCGCCTGCCCGGCGCATCCGGGGCACTCGCACGTCGTAACGCCACGCGCAACCCGGCCCGCACGGCGTCCACGGCGGCGGCCCTCATGATCGGCATCGGGCTGGTGGCGTTCGTGGCGGTGTTCGCCCAGGGGCTCAAGGCATCGTTCACCGAGGCCATCGACAACACGTTGCGCGGCGACCTCATCGTCACCGGCCGCAGCTTCCAGCCCATCCCCGAGGGCAGTATCCGGGCCATGGAGAACACCCCGGGTGTGGCGTCGGTCGTGGCGGTACTTACCGATGAGGCGCGGGTGCCCGGGTCGGGCAAAGCCATCGTGTACGGCGTCGCCCCGGCAGCCGCCGCACGTGGGGTTTCCCTCACCTGGGTGGACGGATCCTCATCCCGGATCGCGGGTCTCGGGCCGCGGTCGGCGGTGGTGGAGGAGGAGTTCGCGCACGGGGCAGGCCTCGCGGTGGGATCGTCACTCACGGTTCGGAGTGCGACCGGCACATCCGGAACCTTCCGCGTCACGGGGATTTACCGCGATCCGCTGCTGTTCACGTGGGGGTTCATCGTGTCGGACACCGCCTTCCGGGACGTGTTCACCTCCCGCGACCCCGTCTTTCTCATCGCAACCGTGGATCCGGGGGCCGATCCGACCGTGGTGAAGGACGCCGTCACGAAGGCGCTCACGCCCTACCCGGTGGCGGAGGTACGCACCAACGCGGACTACCGCGACGAGATCGGTACCCGGGTCGACTCCGTCCTCTACCTACTCTACGTCCTGCTCGCGATGAGCGTGGTCATCTCGCTGTTCGGTATCGTCAACACCTTGGTGCTCTCCATCACCGAGCGCACCCGTGAGATCGGCATGCTGCGGGCCATCGGGCTCACGCGATCGCAGTTGCGGCGCATGGTGCGGTACGAGGCCACCATCACATCGGGTATCGGCGGGGTCATCGGAATTGTGGTGGGTGT
- a CDS encoding ABC transporter ATP-binding protein, translating to MTTASSVGTAAVRADGLGRRYGDGEAAIDALRDVTVEFPSGQFAAVMGPSGSGKSTLLHCLAGLDRPTSGEVVLGGMALAALSDKELTVLRRTAIGFVFQSFNLLPMLTAEENVALPLRIAGVRDSDDRVAEVLAEVGLTDRRTHRPAELSGGQQQRVAIARALVANPTVIFADEPTGNLDSVSGTEILYLLRRAVDEGGRTVVMVTHDPRAATIADRVVLLSDGVVVMDRAGMTADEIYDAVRTLDTA from the coding sequence ATGACAACGGCGAGCAGCGTGGGAACGGCGGCGGTGCGGGCAGACGGCCTAGGCCGCCGATATGGCGACGGTGAGGCCGCGATCGATGCGCTGCGCGACGTCACTGTGGAGTTCCCCAGTGGGCAGTTCGCCGCGGTCATGGGCCCGTCGGGATCCGGCAAGTCCACGCTTCTCCACTGCCTCGCCGGGCTTGATCGCCCGACCTCGGGCGAGGTCGTCCTCGGAGGCATGGCGCTGGCCGCGCTGTCCGACAAGGAGCTGACGGTGCTCCGCCGCACGGCGATCGGCTTTGTCTTTCAGTCGTTCAACCTGCTGCCCATGCTGACGGCGGAGGAGAACGTGGCGCTTCCGCTGCGTATCGCCGGTGTGCGCGACAGTGATGATCGCGTGGCCGAGGTGCTCGCCGAGGTCGGCCTCACGGATCGCAGAACCCACCGACCGGCCGAACTCTCGGGTGGCCAGCAACAGCGTGTCGCCATCGCCCGTGCGCTGGTGGCCAATCCCACCGTCATCTTCGCCGACGAGCCCACGGGAAATCTCGACTCCGTCAGTGGCACCGAGATTCTGTACCTCCTTCGGCGCGCCGTGGATGAGGGGGGACGCACCGTGGTGATGGTCACCCACGACCCGCGCGCGGCCACGATCGCCGATCGCGTGGTGCTGCTCTCCGACGGAGTCGTCGTTATGGACCGGGCGGGCATGACCGCCGACGAGATCTACGACGCTGTGCGCACGCTCGACACGGCGTGA
- a CDS encoding ABC transporter ATP-binding protein — MCPAVPGRGDPRGAALTVRGVERVLGGKSILRGIDLDMPAGTVLALLGPSGCGKTTLLRCIAGLDRPDAGEIRVGDTVASSNGTFISPEKRRIGMVFQEAALFPNRTVGGNVGYGLPRSERKGPRMGRALALVGLTGTAERMPSTLSGGQQQRVSLARALAVEPSLILLDEPFSALDAPLRAELRSEVRRLLAAAGATAVFVTHDQEEAFLIGDQVALMLEGRIAQVGSPADLYERPASRAVATFVGDANLLPAQAEGLVAHTPVGPVPLARPAHGRVEVVIRPECIAAHPGRDSVVERIEYYGHDAVIVTSSRGCPVRCRVMGRPDVNEGDRVDLAYVGEPSVAFAVASA, encoded by the coding sequence ATGTGCCCGGCCGTACCGGGCCGTGGCGATCCCCGGGGCGCGGCCCTCACGGTACGCGGCGTGGAGAGGGTGCTCGGCGGTAAGTCGATCCTGCGTGGCATTGATTTGGACATGCCAGCCGGCACCGTGCTGGCCCTGCTCGGCCCCTCGGGCTGCGGCAAGACGACCCTGCTGCGCTGCATCGCCGGACTCGACCGCCCCGACGCCGGGGAGATCCGGGTGGGCGACACTGTGGCGTCGTCGAACGGCACCTTCATCTCCCCGGAGAAGAGGCGCATCGGCATGGTGTTCCAGGAGGCGGCGCTCTTCCCCAATCGCACCGTCGGAGGCAACGTGGGATACGGCCTCCCGCGATCCGAGCGCAAGGGTCCCCGGATGGGGCGTGCCCTCGCCCTCGTGGGGCTCACCGGTACAGCGGAACGAATGCCGTCCACTCTGTCCGGCGGCCAGCAGCAGCGTGTGTCGCTGGCCCGCGCCCTTGCCGTGGAGCCTTCGCTCATCCTTCTCGACGAACCGTTCTCCGCCCTCGACGCGCCGTTGCGTGCCGAACTCCGCAGCGAGGTGCGACGCCTCCTGGCCGCGGCGGGGGCCACGGCAGTGTTCGTGACCCACGACCAGGAAGAGGCGTTTCTCATCGGAGATCAGGTGGCGCTCATGCTGGAGGGGCGCATCGCCCAAGTGGGGAGTCCCGCCGACCTGTACGAGCGCCCCGCGAGCCGTGCCGTCGCCACGTTCGTGGGCGACGCCAACCTGTTGCCGGCGCAGGCCGAGGGACTGGTGGCCCACACCCCGGTGGGCCCCGTGCCGCTCGCGCGTCCCGCGCACGGCCGAGTGGAGGTCGTCATCCGTCCGGAGTGCATTGCCGCACACCCCGGTAGGGATTCGGTGGTCGAGCGGATCGAGTATTACGGCCACGACGCCGTGATTGTGACCAGCAGTCGCGGGTGCCCGGTACGGTGTCGCGTGATGGGACGTCCGGACGTCAACGAGGGCGACCGGGTCGATCTCGCATACGTGGGCGAACCCAGCGTGGCGTTCGCGGTCGCGTCCGCATAG
- a CDS encoding extracellular solute-binding protein — MSFRIRAAIGAIIISLAAVVALSACGGSGTPAATTAAGGTDDALVVYSGREEEYMAAVFAAFEKKTGTTLDIRYGDSADLALLIGEEGDNTRAEAFIAQSPSSQAYLSGADRLSTLPETTLDRVPANLRSVDGRWVGIAGRQRILAYNTDLVTPDDLPASVLDLTTPPFTDKVGVAPSNASFQDFIAAMNQLVGTEVTNSWLAGMTANGTKAYAKNGAIADAVVRGEIPFGLINHYYIHEILEADPTAPIAAYRFPGTDPGSVFLVATASIPTAAHGNPSAIALIDFLLSDEGQALIVAGEGEYPTVPGISLPEDTPSLTESDYPSYDLTGSIDLKAIAKQIRESGLAG; from the coding sequence ATGAGTTTCCGGATTCGCGCCGCCATCGGCGCCATCATTATCTCGCTGGCCGCAGTCGTGGCCCTATCCGCCTGTGGCGGGTCGGGCACCCCCGCAGCGACAACGGCCGCTGGTGGCACCGACGACGCCCTCGTGGTGTACTCGGGGCGCGAAGAGGAGTACATGGCGGCCGTCTTCGCCGCGTTCGAGAAGAAGACCGGAACCACGCTGGACATCCGCTACGGCGACTCCGCCGACCTCGCCCTACTCATCGGTGAGGAAGGTGACAACACCCGCGCCGAGGCATTCATCGCTCAGAGCCCTAGTTCACAGGCCTACCTCAGCGGGGCGGACCGCCTGAGCACCCTCCCGGAGACGACCCTCGACCGCGTGCCCGCCAACCTCCGGTCGGTGGATGGACGCTGGGTGGGCATCGCGGGACGCCAGCGGATCCTCGCCTACAACACCGATCTGGTGACACCGGACGACCTTCCGGCGTCCGTTCTCGACCTGACGACGCCGCCGTTCACGGACAAGGTGGGGGTGGCGCCATCGAATGCCTCATTCCAGGACTTCATCGCCGCGATGAACCAGCTCGTGGGCACCGAGGTGACCAACTCCTGGCTAGCGGGCATGACGGCGAACGGGACGAAGGCCTACGCCAAGAACGGCGCCATCGCCGATGCCGTTGTCCGCGGCGAGATCCCCTTCGGGCTCATCAACCACTACTACATCCACGAGATTCTTGAGGCGGACCCGACGGCGCCGATCGCGGCGTACCGGTTCCCCGGTACCGACCCGGGAAGCGTCTTCCTCGTCGCCACCGCATCGATCCCGACAGCGGCCCACGGGAACCCCTCCGCCATTGCACTGATCGACTTCCTGCTGTCCGATGAGGGCCAGGCGTTGATCGTGGCCGGAGAGGGCGAGTACCCGACGGTCCCGGGGATCTCCCTGCCGGAGGACACGCCGTCACTCACGGAGTCCGACTACCCGTCATACGACCTCACCGGTTCGATCGACCTGAAGGCCATCGCCAAGCAGATCCGGGAGAGTGGCCTCGCGGGATAG
- a CDS encoding iron ABC transporter permease: MGTTALAVVLAIPFALPFVYLIIRNARDIPGLWSAIADQRLLGPLSRSLILGLSVGLASAVIGTTAAWIVARTDLRGRRGWALLLCLPLVMPSFVGAVALIAAFATGGLAEQWLGIAWLPDLTGFQGAFIVLTLLSYPYVFLPVMARLRSLPPALEESARMLGRRPLAVFMTVVLPQARAAIAAGALLVFLYVISDFGAVQLLRYDTLTRAIYSDRLLDPTTAIALSLTLGLTAVAIVALERRAARVDIRDQIRAGAPLMVALGRARAATVAFLGSVILIALIAPLVVLGYWAIRGIATGSTHTTSVFNDPTLVIRPLLSTAGVSIVTAVAALLIVLPIAYRSVRRPGRIGEIVSGTVVGGFALPGLVTALAFVFFTLSVPGPLGALYQTLPLLVLAYVVHHGALGLGAAQAAVAAVPPRLDDAARILGKGRTRRFLGVELPLMLPTLAAGAGLVLLSTAKELPATLLLAPPGFSTLATKVWAAAELANFEDAAIYAIILVAISAVLTWFLVVRPALRSWDRGAEGETPPGPVRLPPGPTAG, encoded by the coding sequence ATGGGGACCACTGCACTCGCGGTGGTCCTCGCCATTCCGTTCGCACTGCCCTTCGTATACCTCATCATCAGGAACGCCCGGGACATCCCCGGCCTCTGGTCGGCCATCGCGGACCAGAGGCTCTTGGGTCCGCTTAGCCGCAGCCTCATCCTTGGCCTCTCCGTGGGCCTGGCATCGGCCGTCATCGGTACGACCGCGGCGTGGATCGTGGCCCGTACCGACCTGCGCGGCCGACGGGGGTGGGCGCTGCTCCTGTGCCTGCCCCTCGTTATGCCGTCATTCGTCGGCGCGGTGGCGCTCATCGCCGCGTTCGCCACGGGTGGGCTCGCGGAGCAGTGGCTCGGAATCGCGTGGCTCCCAGACCTGACCGGGTTCCAGGGTGCATTCATCGTGCTCACCCTCCTGTCATACCCCTATGTCTTCCTCCCCGTCATGGCGCGCCTGCGGTCCCTCCCGCCGGCGCTCGAAGAATCGGCGCGCATGCTCGGGCGGCGACCGCTCGCAGTGTTCATGACCGTCGTGCTGCCGCAGGCACGTGCGGCCATCGCCGCCGGCGCGCTCCTCGTATTCCTCTACGTCATTAGCGACTTCGGTGCCGTCCAACTCCTCCGGTACGACACGCTGACGCGGGCGATCTACTCGGATCGGCTCCTCGACCCGACCACGGCGATAGCGCTCAGCCTCACACTCGGGTTGACAGCGGTGGCCATCGTGGCCCTCGAACGGCGCGCGGCGCGCGTGGACATCCGCGACCAGATCCGCGCGGGAGCGCCGCTGATGGTGGCCCTCGGGCGTGCTCGTGCCGCCACCGTCGCGTTCCTCGGATCGGTGATCCTGATCGCCCTCATCGCGCCCCTCGTGGTACTGGGCTACTGGGCGATCCGTGGAATCGCCACTGGGTCCACGCATACGACCTCGGTGTTCAACGACCCCACCCTCGTCATCCGCCCGCTCCTCAGCACCGCCGGAGTGAGCATCGTCACCGCCGTCGCCGCACTGCTCATCGTGCTGCCCATCGCGTATCGCAGCGTCCGGCGACCGGGGCGTATCGGCGAAATCGTCTCCGGGACCGTGGTCGGTGGTTTCGCGCTTCCGGGTCTGGTTACGGCTCTCGCCTTCGTGTTCTTCACGCTGTCCGTCCCGGGGCCCCTCGGTGCGCTGTACCAGACCCTCCCGTTGCTGGTGCTTGCCTACGTGGTACACCACGGCGCCCTCGGGTTGGGTGCCGCTCAGGCCGCCGTCGCCGCCGTGCCCCCGCGCCTCGACGATGCCGCGCGCATCCTCGGCAAGGGGCGCACGCGACGTTTTCTCGGCGTCGAGTTGCCCCTAATGCTTCCAACGCTGGCTGCCGGCGCCGGCCTCGTGCTGCTCTCGACCGCGAAGGAACTGCCGGCGACCCTCCTCCTCGCACCGCCCGGCTTCTCAACACTGGCCACCAAGGTCTGGGCGGCGGCCGAGCTCGCCAACTTCGAGGACGCCGCAATCTACGCAATCATCCTCGTCGCCATCTCGGCGGTGCTCACCTGGTTCCTCGTGGTACGCCCGGCCCTACGGTCATGGGACCGCGGTGCCGAGGGCGAAACACCTCCCGGCCCGGTGCGCCTCCCCCCGGGACCGACGGCGGGCTAG
- a CDS encoding cupin domain-containing protein, protein MEIRNYHAAVPFTTTDGSTIRSLLDLSVAPVSNHSLAEASLPEGGMTDRHHHAVAEEMYYLTAGEAIMEIDGEECEVRAGDAILIPPGSWHQIRNTGPGALTLLVTCAPPWTAEDTYFAD, encoded by the coding sequence ATGGAGATTCGGAACTACCACGCAGCCGTCCCCTTCACCACCACCGACGGCAGTACCATTCGCTCTCTGCTCGACCTCTCAGTGGCGCCGGTGTCCAACCACAGCCTTGCCGAGGCGTCGCTCCCCGAAGGCGGCATGACCGATCGCCACCACCACGCGGTGGCGGAGGAGATGTACTACCTCACGGCTGGCGAGGCGATCATGGAGATCGACGGCGAGGAGTGTGAGGTGCGCGCCGGTGACGCCATCCTCATCCCGCCGGGATCGTGGCACCAGATCCGCAACACCGGACCCGGTGCCCTCACGCTGCTCGTGACCTGTGCTCCGCCGTGGACGGCGGAGGACACCTACTTCGCCGACTAG
- a CDS encoding tetratricopeptide repeat protein → MDVSSDSFREAVIDRSHHVPVVVQFWAAWCGPCRQLGPLIDVAVARREPDVVLAKVDIDGNPQLAAEFSVLSIPAVKAFRDGQVVSEFVGLVSAAQVEAFLDGIVPSQTDVLMANGDEESLREAIRRAPSHVGARVALAHLLIGRAEHGEATEILMPLQHDPIPAGLLAWCRLTATDEPNIQAGLAALARDDWGQAFGGLIDAVATTTDRRRRDDVRTLLIGQFRELGDSHPLVGEYRKRLARAFY, encoded by the coding sequence ATGGACGTGAGTTCGGATTCGTTTCGCGAGGCGGTCATCGATCGGTCGCATCATGTGCCGGTTGTCGTCCAGTTCTGGGCCGCGTGGTGTGGGCCGTGTCGCCAACTTGGGCCGCTCATCGATGTCGCTGTGGCACGCCGGGAGCCGGACGTGGTGTTGGCCAAGGTCGACATCGACGGCAATCCCCAGTTGGCCGCGGAGTTCTCGGTGCTGAGCATTCCGGCGGTGAAGGCGTTCCGGGACGGCCAGGTGGTGAGCGAGTTCGTCGGGTTGGTGTCCGCCGCGCAGGTGGAGGCGTTTCTCGACGGGATCGTGCCGAGCCAAACGGACGTCCTTATGGCCAACGGCGACGAGGAGTCTCTGCGCGAGGCCATCCGCCGGGCCCCCTCACACGTCGGTGCGCGCGTCGCCCTCGCGCATCTGCTCATCGGTCGGGCCGAGCACGGGGAGGCCACTGAGATCCTCATGCCGCTTCAGCACGACCCTATTCCCGCGGGATTACTCGCATGGTGCCGCCTTACCGCCACCGACGAGCCAAACATTCAAGCCGGCCTCGCCGCGCTCGCACGCGACGACTGGGGGCAGGCCTTCGGGGGGCTCATCGATGCCGTGGCGACCACCACCGATCGCCGGCGCCGCGACGACGTGCGTACGCTGCTCATCGGACAGTTTCGCGAGCTGGGGGACTCCCACCCGCTCGTCGGTGAGTACCGCAAGCGACTTGCGCGCGCGTTCTACTGA
- the ettA gene encoding energy-dependent translational throttle protein EttA, whose product MAENAFIYTMVKVRMAYPPDRVVLDDITLAFLPGAKIGVLGLNGAGKSTLLRIMAGELTPSNGDAAPAKGVKVGYLPQEPHLDESVDVRANVEEGVRLRRDLLNRFTAIGIALAGPMDADAMTVLLDEYQTVQDAIARTNSWDLDREIEVAMDALRLPPGDADVATLSGGERRRVALCRLLLSAPDMLLLDEPTNHLDAESVAWLERFLDEYPGTVVAVTHDRYFLDNVAGWILELDRGRGLPFEGNYSSWLEQKGRRLAQEEKQASNRQKSLARELEWVRMNPKGRQAKSKARVSNYERLVAEEAEIQKAGGNADIRIPLAPRLGALVVEATGLTKSFGDTLLFDDVSFSLPPGGIVGIVGPNGAGKTTLLRMLTGTEQPDSGDLHIGDTVRMAYVDQSRDGLNPAKTVYDEISAGRDMIDLGGGNEMQARAYTAAFNFRGSDQQKRVGQLSGGERNRVHLAKMLAGGGNLLLLDEPTNDLDVDTLRALETALETFSGCAVIITHDRWFLDRAATHILAFEGNSDVVWFDGTYSEYETNRTMRMGEDAERPHRIRYRRLITPS is encoded by the coding sequence ATGGCCGAGAACGCATTCATCTACACGATGGTCAAGGTTCGGATGGCGTACCCGCCGGACCGTGTGGTGCTCGACGACATCACCTTGGCCTTCCTCCCCGGTGCCAAGATCGGCGTGCTGGGTCTCAACGGTGCGGGCAAGAGCACGCTCCTTCGGATCATGGCCGGGGAGCTCACCCCGAGCAACGGCGATGCCGCCCCCGCGAAGGGCGTAAAGGTGGGCTATCTGCCACAGGAGCCCCACCTCGACGAGAGCGTCGACGTGCGGGCCAACGTGGAGGAGGGCGTCCGTCTCCGCCGTGACCTGCTGAACCGGTTTACCGCGATCGGTATCGCCTTGGCCGGGCCGATGGATGCCGACGCGATGACCGTCCTCCTCGATGAGTACCAAACGGTTCAGGACGCCATCGCGCGCACCAACTCCTGGGATCTCGACCGTGAGATCGAGGTGGCCATGGACGCCCTGCGCCTGCCGCCGGGCGATGCCGATGTCGCGACGCTCTCGGGTGGTGAGCGCCGGCGCGTGGCGCTGTGCCGCCTGCTGCTCTCGGCCCCCGACATGCTGCTGCTCGACGAGCCCACCAACCACCTCGACGCCGAGTCGGTGGCGTGGCTCGAGCGTTTCCTCGACGAGTATCCGGGAACCGTCGTGGCCGTGACCCACGATCGCTATTTCCTCGACAACGTGGCGGGGTGGATCCTCGAGCTCGACCGCGGCCGCGGGTTGCCCTTCGAGGGCAACTACTCCTCGTGGCTGGAGCAGAAGGGCAGGCGCCTGGCCCAGGAGGAGAAACAGGCGAGTAACCGTCAGAAGTCGCTCGCACGCGAACTCGAGTGGGTACGGATGAACCCCAAGGGTCGCCAGGCGAAGAGCAAGGCCCGTGTGTCCAACTATGAGCGCCTCGTGGCCGAGGAGGCCGAGATCCAGAAGGCCGGTGGGAACGCGGACATCCGCATTCCCCTCGCACCCCGTCTGGGCGCCCTCGTGGTGGAGGCCACCGGCCTCACCAAGTCGTTTGGCGACACGCTGCTGTTCGACGATGTGTCGTTTTCGCTCCCGCCCGGCGGCATCGTGGGAATCGTGGGTCCGAACGGCGCCGGTAAAACCACCCTTCTCCGCATGCTCACCGGAACGGAGCAGCCCGACAGCGGCGATCTGCACATCGGTGACACCGTGCGCATGGCCTATGTCGACCAGAGCCGTGATGGCCTCAACCCCGCCAAGACCGTGTACGACGAAATCAGCGCCGGGCGCGACATGATCGACCTCGGCGGCGGCAACGAGATGCAGGCGCGTGCCTACACCGCCGCCTTCAACTTCCGCGGGTCCGATCAGCAAAAGCGCGTGGGCCAACTCTCCGGTGGGGAGCGCAACCGTGTGCACCTCGCGAAGATGCTGGCGGGTGGTGGCAACCTGCTGCTGCTCGACGAGCCCACCAACGATCTTGACGTCGACACCCTCCGCGCGCTCGAGACGGCCCTCGAGACCTTCTCGGGCTGTGCCGTGATCATCACCCACGATCGTTGGTTCCTCGACCGCGCGGCCACCCACATCCTGGCTTTCGAGGGCAACAGCGACGTGGTGTGGTTCGACGGCACGTACTCTGAGTACGAGACTAACCGGACGATGCGGATGGGCGAGGACGCCGAGCGTCCGCATCGCATCCGCTACCGCAGGCTCATCACTCCGTCGTAG